A region of the Candidatus Pelagibacter ubique HTCC1062 genome:
ATTAGCAAAATTTTTTCAAAAGATGGTAAAGTTTTATCAGAAGCTGAGAAAATGGTAAAACCAACTAAAAAAGTTGAAAAAGTTGAGACTGAAGTAGCAAGCAAATAAATTAGGTAAATTATGGCAACAAAAAAAGCAGGTGGATCATCGAGAAACGGACGAGATAGTGCCGGTCGTAGACTTGGCGTTAAAAAGTATGGTGGTGAAGTAGTAATTCCTGGAAACATAATTGTAAGACAAAGAGGCACAAAAATTTTTCCTGGTGAAAACGTGGGGATGGGTAAAGATCATTCAATTTTTTCTGTTGTTGAAGGAAAAGTTGTTTTCAAAAAGGGTAAATCAGATAGAACATTCGTTTCAGTAAAGCCCAATTAGTAGTACAACTAAAAAACTAA
Encoded here:
- the rpmA gene encoding 50S ribosomal protein L27, producing the protein MATKKAGGSSRNGRDSAGRRLGVKKYGGEVVIPGNIIVRQRGTKIFPGENVGMGKDHSIFSVVEGKVVFKKGKSDRTFVSVKPN